The following are from one region of the Salvelinus alpinus chromosome 16, SLU_Salpinus.1, whole genome shotgun sequence genome:
- the rgl1 gene encoding ral guanine nucleotide dissociation stimulator-like 1 isoform X3, whose translation MEGFCTRTQSSVQDWGEEVEEGAIYNVTLKRVQIQQAANKGARWLGAEGDRLPPGHTVSQLETCKIRSIRAGTLERLVETLLTAFGDNDLTYTSIFLSTYRAFASTHTVLQLLLDKYGIPEDSEGQMERCRPSETKGAVRTALASILRVWLDQCPEDFQEPPSYPCLHRVMAYLQRALPGSEPIRRAQSLLGQLQAEASLDPDSEGFSGGFHGNSSFCLGEDEEVEIEVQEDFLSFDADLVAEQLTYMDALLFKKVVPHHCLGSIWSQRDKKQNKHSASTIRATITQFNAVAACVVSTILHRRQIRPHLRARVIQRWIDVAQECRMRKNFSSLHAIVSALQSNPLYRLKRAWSCVHKDGISTFEELSDIFSDHNNYLTSRELLMREGTSKFANLEGCAKEHQKRIHKRLQLQKEMGAMQGTIPYLGTFLTDLTMLDTALPDLVEGGLINFEKRRREFEVIAQIKLLQSACNSYCLSADAAFLHWFKSQPQHSEEESYAMSCDIEGVGDSSPTSPKPRKSMVKRLSLLFLGVDSSAASSPLRETPRSPPTGSSGESMDSVSVSSSDSSPSESDGMAMTPIHTSDTQQNKLSESSSCTSLHSMDTTSSSASVPVTPASPSLPGPPCMHRRSVSLTPMSPSSPLPPAYNTQAQDACIIRVSLEQGNGNLYKSILLTSQDKTPAVISRAVAKHNLESEPGEGYELVQVISEERELVIPDNANVFYAMNTSANFDFLLRVRGTAGRPVQLRSRCASTLPRAQQRSSLSLRLSKVTL comes from the exons AGCTCGGTGCAGGACTGgggggaggaagtggaggagggaGCAATATATAACGTGACACTGAAGAGGGTCCAGATCCAGCAGGCTGCCAACAAGGGAGCAAGATGGCTGGGG GCGGAGGGGGACCGGCTGCCCCCTGGCCACACAGTGAGCCAGCTGGAAACCTGTAAGATCCGGAGTATCCGGGCGGGAACGCTGGAACGGCTGGTGGAGACCCTGCTGACGGCGTTTGGGGACAATGACCTCACTTACACCAGCATCTTCCTGTCCACGTACCGCGCCTTCGCCAGCACACACACCGTGCTGCAGCTGCTGTTGGACAA ATATGGAATTCCAGAGGATAGTGAAGGACAGATGGAGCGATGTAGACCCTCTGAAACCAAAGGAGCCGTTCGAAC TGCCCTGGCCTCCATCCTTCGAGTCTGGCTGGACCAGTGTCCAGAGGACTTCCAGGAGCCTCCATCTTACCCCTGCCTCCACAGAGTCATGGCCTATCTACAGAGGGCCCTGCCTGGATCGGAGCCCATTCGTAGAGCCCAGAGTCTACTGGGGCAGCTACAAGCCGAGGCCAGTCTGGATCCAGACTCCGAGG GTTTCTCCGGCGGTTTCCATGGAAACAGCTCCTTCTGCCTGGGTGAGGATGAGGAAGTGGAGATCGAGGTCCAGGAAGATTTCCTGTCATTTGATGCAGATTTGGTGGCCGAGCAGCTAACCTATATGGATGCG TTGTTGTTCAAGAAGGTGGTTCCTCACCACTGCCTGGGTTCCATCTGGTCCCAGAGGGATAAGAAGCAAAACAAGCACAGTGCTTCCACCATCCGTGCCACCATCACCCAGTTCAATGCTGTGGCAGCATGTGTGGTCAGCACCATACTGCACCGACGCCAGATCCGCCCGCACCTCAGGGCACGGGTCATCCAGCGCTGGATAGACGTCGCTCAGGAGTGTCGCATGCGTAAGAACTTCTCCTCGTTGCACGCCATCGTATCTGCACTGCAGTCCAACCCACTCTACAGACTGAAGAGGGCCTGGTCCTGCGTGCACAA AGACGGCATCTCTACGTTCGAGGAACTATCAGACATCTTCTCAGATCACAACAACTACCTGACCAGCCGAGAGCTGCTGATGAGG GAGGGCACCTCTAAGTTTGCCAATCTGGAAGGCTGTGCTAAGGAGCACCAGAAACGCATTCACAAACGACTCCAGCTGCAGAAGGAAATG GGTGCCATGCAGGGGACGATACCTTACCTGGGCACCTTCCTGACAGACCTGACCATGCTAGATACTGCTCTACCAGACCTAGTAGAG GGTGGGCTCATCAACTTTGAGAAGAGGCGGAGG GAGTTTGAGGTGATTGCTCAGATCAAGCTGCTGCAGTCTGCGTGTAACAGCTACTGTCTGAGTGCTGACGCTGCCTTCCTGCACTGGTTCAAGAGCCAGCCCCAGCACAGCGAGGAGGAGAG CTATGCTATGTCTTGTGACATTGAAGGAGTGGGAGACAGCAGTCCTACTTCACCCAAACCTCGCAAGAGTATGGTCAAGAGACTTAGCCT ACTGTTTCTGGGTGTAGACTCCTCGGCAGCGAGTTCCCCGTTGAGGGAAACACCTCGGTCGCCCCCTACTGGCAGCTCTGGGGAGAGCATGGACTCAGTAAGTGTGTCGTCTAGTGACTCCAGCCCTTCAGAAAGCGATGGCATGGCCATGACACCTATACACACCTCCGACACTCAGCAGAACAAG TTGTCCGAGTCTTCTTCCTGTACTTCTCTCCACTCCATGGACACTACCTCATCATCAGCCAGTGTTCCAGTGACCccggcctctccctctctccccgggCCACCCTGCATGCACCGTCGCTCTGTCTCCCTGACACCCatgtccccctcctcccccctgccCCCTGCCTACAACACCCAGGCCCAGGACGCCTGCATCATCAGAGTCAGTCTGGAGCAGGGCAATGGCAACCTCTACAAGAGCATCCTG TTGACGAGTCAGGATAAGACTCCAGCAGTGATCTCTAGAGCTGTGGCCAAACACAACCTGGAGAGTGAGCCTGGGGAGGGATACGAGCTGGTGCAGGTcatctctgaggagagag AGCTGGTGATTCCAGACAACGCTAACGTCTTTTACGCCATGAACACCTCAGCCAATTTTGACTTCCTGCTGCGCGTGCGAGGCACCGCGGGGAGGCCGGTCCAGCTGAGAAGTCGCTGCGCCTCCACACTCCCCCGTGCCCAGCAGCGCTCCAGCCTGTCTCTGCGCCTCAGCAAGGTCACACTGTGA
- the rgl1 gene encoding ral guanine nucleotide dissociation stimulator-like 1 isoform X1, whose protein sequence is MISHYPLAILLPWPPGPHGHCSDMEASLLDGEGGVALQRYQARSPESSPRHWSSVQDWGEEVEEGAIYNVTLKRVQIQQAANKGARWLGAEGDRLPPGHTVSQLETCKIRSIRAGTLERLVETLLTAFGDNDLTYTSIFLSTYRAFASTHTVLQLLLDKYGIPEDSEGQMERCRPSETKGAVRTALASILRVWLDQCPEDFQEPPSYPCLHRVMAYLQRALPGSEPIRRAQSLLGQLQAEASLDPDSEGFSGGFHGNSSFCLGEDEEVEIEVQEDFLSFDADLVAEQLTYMDALLFKKVVPHHCLGSIWSQRDKKQNKHSASTIRATITQFNAVAACVVSTILHRRQIRPHLRARVIQRWIDVAQECRMRKNFSSLHAIVSALQSNPLYRLKRAWSCVHKDGISTFEELSDIFSDHNNYLTSRELLMREGTSKFANLEGCAKEHQKRIHKRLQLQKEMGAMQGTIPYLGTFLTDLTMLDTALPDLVEGGLINFEKRRREFEVIAQIKLLQSACNSYCLSADAAFLHWFKSQPQHSEEESYAMSCDIEGVGDSSPTSPKPRKSMVKRLSLLFLGVDSSAASSPLRETPRSPPTGSSGESMDSVSVSSSDSSPSESDGMAMTPIHTSDTQQNKLSESSSCTSLHSMDTTSSSASVPVTPASPSLPGPPCMHRRSVSLTPMSPSSPLPPAYNTQAQDACIIRVSLEQGNGNLYKSILLTSQDKTPAVISRAVAKHNLESEPGEGYELVQVISEERELVIPDNANVFYAMNTSANFDFLLRVRGTAGRPVQLRSRCASTLPRAQQRSSLSLRLSKVTL, encoded by the exons AGCTCGGTGCAGGACTGgggggaggaagtggaggagggaGCAATATATAACGTGACACTGAAGAGGGTCCAGATCCAGCAGGCTGCCAACAAGGGAGCAAGATGGCTGGGG GCGGAGGGGGACCGGCTGCCCCCTGGCCACACAGTGAGCCAGCTGGAAACCTGTAAGATCCGGAGTATCCGGGCGGGAACGCTGGAACGGCTGGTGGAGACCCTGCTGACGGCGTTTGGGGACAATGACCTCACTTACACCAGCATCTTCCTGTCCACGTACCGCGCCTTCGCCAGCACACACACCGTGCTGCAGCTGCTGTTGGACAA ATATGGAATTCCAGAGGATAGTGAAGGACAGATGGAGCGATGTAGACCCTCTGAAACCAAAGGAGCCGTTCGAAC TGCCCTGGCCTCCATCCTTCGAGTCTGGCTGGACCAGTGTCCAGAGGACTTCCAGGAGCCTCCATCTTACCCCTGCCTCCACAGAGTCATGGCCTATCTACAGAGGGCCCTGCCTGGATCGGAGCCCATTCGTAGAGCCCAGAGTCTACTGGGGCAGCTACAAGCCGAGGCCAGTCTGGATCCAGACTCCGAGG GTTTCTCCGGCGGTTTCCATGGAAACAGCTCCTTCTGCCTGGGTGAGGATGAGGAAGTGGAGATCGAGGTCCAGGAAGATTTCCTGTCATTTGATGCAGATTTGGTGGCCGAGCAGCTAACCTATATGGATGCG TTGTTGTTCAAGAAGGTGGTTCCTCACCACTGCCTGGGTTCCATCTGGTCCCAGAGGGATAAGAAGCAAAACAAGCACAGTGCTTCCACCATCCGTGCCACCATCACCCAGTTCAATGCTGTGGCAGCATGTGTGGTCAGCACCATACTGCACCGACGCCAGATCCGCCCGCACCTCAGGGCACGGGTCATCCAGCGCTGGATAGACGTCGCTCAGGAGTGTCGCATGCGTAAGAACTTCTCCTCGTTGCACGCCATCGTATCTGCACTGCAGTCCAACCCACTCTACAGACTGAAGAGGGCCTGGTCCTGCGTGCACAA AGACGGCATCTCTACGTTCGAGGAACTATCAGACATCTTCTCAGATCACAACAACTACCTGACCAGCCGAGAGCTGCTGATGAGG GAGGGCACCTCTAAGTTTGCCAATCTGGAAGGCTGTGCTAAGGAGCACCAGAAACGCATTCACAAACGACTCCAGCTGCAGAAGGAAATG GGTGCCATGCAGGGGACGATACCTTACCTGGGCACCTTCCTGACAGACCTGACCATGCTAGATACTGCTCTACCAGACCTAGTAGAG GGTGGGCTCATCAACTTTGAGAAGAGGCGGAGG GAGTTTGAGGTGATTGCTCAGATCAAGCTGCTGCAGTCTGCGTGTAACAGCTACTGTCTGAGTGCTGACGCTGCCTTCCTGCACTGGTTCAAGAGCCAGCCCCAGCACAGCGAGGAGGAGAG CTATGCTATGTCTTGTGACATTGAAGGAGTGGGAGACAGCAGTCCTACTTCACCCAAACCTCGCAAGAGTATGGTCAAGAGACTTAGCCT ACTGTTTCTGGGTGTAGACTCCTCGGCAGCGAGTTCCCCGTTGAGGGAAACACCTCGGTCGCCCCCTACTGGCAGCTCTGGGGAGAGCATGGACTCAGTAAGTGTGTCGTCTAGTGACTCCAGCCCTTCAGAAAGCGATGGCATGGCCATGACACCTATACACACCTCCGACACTCAGCAGAACAAG TTGTCCGAGTCTTCTTCCTGTACTTCTCTCCACTCCATGGACACTACCTCATCATCAGCCAGTGTTCCAGTGACCccggcctctccctctctccccgggCCACCCTGCATGCACCGTCGCTCTGTCTCCCTGACACCCatgtccccctcctcccccctgccCCCTGCCTACAACACCCAGGCCCAGGACGCCTGCATCATCAGAGTCAGTCTGGAGCAGGGCAATGGCAACCTCTACAAGAGCATCCTG TTGACGAGTCAGGATAAGACTCCAGCAGTGATCTCTAGAGCTGTGGCCAAACACAACCTGGAGAGTGAGCCTGGGGAGGGATACGAGCTGGTGCAGGTcatctctgaggagagag AGCTGGTGATTCCAGACAACGCTAACGTCTTTTACGCCATGAACACCTCAGCCAATTTTGACTTCCTGCTGCGCGTGCGAGGCACCGCGGGGAGGCCGGTCCAGCTGAGAAGTCGCTGCGCCTCCACACTCCCCCGTGCCCAGCAGCGCTCCAGCCTGTCTCTGCGCCTCAGCAAGGTCACACTGTGA
- the rgl1 gene encoding ral guanine nucleotide dissociation stimulator-like 1 isoform X2: MREALTMRFAWKAKMSSVQDWGEEVEEGAIYNVTLKRVQIQQAANKGARWLGAEGDRLPPGHTVSQLETCKIRSIRAGTLERLVETLLTAFGDNDLTYTSIFLSTYRAFASTHTVLQLLLDKYGIPEDSEGQMERCRPSETKGAVRTALASILRVWLDQCPEDFQEPPSYPCLHRVMAYLQRALPGSEPIRRAQSLLGQLQAEASLDPDSEGFSGGFHGNSSFCLGEDEEVEIEVQEDFLSFDADLVAEQLTYMDALLFKKVVPHHCLGSIWSQRDKKQNKHSASTIRATITQFNAVAACVVSTILHRRQIRPHLRARVIQRWIDVAQECRMRKNFSSLHAIVSALQSNPLYRLKRAWSCVHKDGISTFEELSDIFSDHNNYLTSRELLMREGTSKFANLEGCAKEHQKRIHKRLQLQKEMGAMQGTIPYLGTFLTDLTMLDTALPDLVEGGLINFEKRRREFEVIAQIKLLQSACNSYCLSADAAFLHWFKSQPQHSEEESYAMSCDIEGVGDSSPTSPKPRKSMVKRLSLLFLGVDSSAASSPLRETPRSPPTGSSGESMDSVSVSSSDSSPSESDGMAMTPIHTSDTQQNKLSESSSCTSLHSMDTTSSSASVPVTPASPSLPGPPCMHRRSVSLTPMSPSSPLPPAYNTQAQDACIIRVSLEQGNGNLYKSILLTSQDKTPAVISRAVAKHNLESEPGEGYELVQVISEERELVIPDNANVFYAMNTSANFDFLLRVRGTAGRPVQLRSRCASTLPRAQQRSSLSLRLSKVTL; this comes from the exons ATGAGAGAAGCGCTGACCATGAGATTCGCCTGGAAAGCTAAGATG AGCTCGGTGCAGGACTGgggggaggaagtggaggagggaGCAATATATAACGTGACACTGAAGAGGGTCCAGATCCAGCAGGCTGCCAACAAGGGAGCAAGATGGCTGGGG GCGGAGGGGGACCGGCTGCCCCCTGGCCACACAGTGAGCCAGCTGGAAACCTGTAAGATCCGGAGTATCCGGGCGGGAACGCTGGAACGGCTGGTGGAGACCCTGCTGACGGCGTTTGGGGACAATGACCTCACTTACACCAGCATCTTCCTGTCCACGTACCGCGCCTTCGCCAGCACACACACCGTGCTGCAGCTGCTGTTGGACAA ATATGGAATTCCAGAGGATAGTGAAGGACAGATGGAGCGATGTAGACCCTCTGAAACCAAAGGAGCCGTTCGAAC TGCCCTGGCCTCCATCCTTCGAGTCTGGCTGGACCAGTGTCCAGAGGACTTCCAGGAGCCTCCATCTTACCCCTGCCTCCACAGAGTCATGGCCTATCTACAGAGGGCCCTGCCTGGATCGGAGCCCATTCGTAGAGCCCAGAGTCTACTGGGGCAGCTACAAGCCGAGGCCAGTCTGGATCCAGACTCCGAGG GTTTCTCCGGCGGTTTCCATGGAAACAGCTCCTTCTGCCTGGGTGAGGATGAGGAAGTGGAGATCGAGGTCCAGGAAGATTTCCTGTCATTTGATGCAGATTTGGTGGCCGAGCAGCTAACCTATATGGATGCG TTGTTGTTCAAGAAGGTGGTTCCTCACCACTGCCTGGGTTCCATCTGGTCCCAGAGGGATAAGAAGCAAAACAAGCACAGTGCTTCCACCATCCGTGCCACCATCACCCAGTTCAATGCTGTGGCAGCATGTGTGGTCAGCACCATACTGCACCGACGCCAGATCCGCCCGCACCTCAGGGCACGGGTCATCCAGCGCTGGATAGACGTCGCTCAGGAGTGTCGCATGCGTAAGAACTTCTCCTCGTTGCACGCCATCGTATCTGCACTGCAGTCCAACCCACTCTACAGACTGAAGAGGGCCTGGTCCTGCGTGCACAA AGACGGCATCTCTACGTTCGAGGAACTATCAGACATCTTCTCAGATCACAACAACTACCTGACCAGCCGAGAGCTGCTGATGAGG GAGGGCACCTCTAAGTTTGCCAATCTGGAAGGCTGTGCTAAGGAGCACCAGAAACGCATTCACAAACGACTCCAGCTGCAGAAGGAAATG GGTGCCATGCAGGGGACGATACCTTACCTGGGCACCTTCCTGACAGACCTGACCATGCTAGATACTGCTCTACCAGACCTAGTAGAG GGTGGGCTCATCAACTTTGAGAAGAGGCGGAGG GAGTTTGAGGTGATTGCTCAGATCAAGCTGCTGCAGTCTGCGTGTAACAGCTACTGTCTGAGTGCTGACGCTGCCTTCCTGCACTGGTTCAAGAGCCAGCCCCAGCACAGCGAGGAGGAGAG CTATGCTATGTCTTGTGACATTGAAGGAGTGGGAGACAGCAGTCCTACTTCACCCAAACCTCGCAAGAGTATGGTCAAGAGACTTAGCCT ACTGTTTCTGGGTGTAGACTCCTCGGCAGCGAGTTCCCCGTTGAGGGAAACACCTCGGTCGCCCCCTACTGGCAGCTCTGGGGAGAGCATGGACTCAGTAAGTGTGTCGTCTAGTGACTCCAGCCCTTCAGAAAGCGATGGCATGGCCATGACACCTATACACACCTCCGACACTCAGCAGAACAAG TTGTCCGAGTCTTCTTCCTGTACTTCTCTCCACTCCATGGACACTACCTCATCATCAGCCAGTGTTCCAGTGACCccggcctctccctctctccccgggCCACCCTGCATGCACCGTCGCTCTGTCTCCCTGACACCCatgtccccctcctcccccctgccCCCTGCCTACAACACCCAGGCCCAGGACGCCTGCATCATCAGAGTCAGTCTGGAGCAGGGCAATGGCAACCTCTACAAGAGCATCCTG TTGACGAGTCAGGATAAGACTCCAGCAGTGATCTCTAGAGCTGTGGCCAAACACAACCTGGAGAGTGAGCCTGGGGAGGGATACGAGCTGGTGCAGGTcatctctgaggagagag AGCTGGTGATTCCAGACAACGCTAACGTCTTTTACGCCATGAACACCTCAGCCAATTTTGACTTCCTGCTGCGCGTGCGAGGCACCGCGGGGAGGCCGGTCCAGCTGAGAAGTCGCTGCGCCTCCACACTCCCCCGTGCCCAGCAGCGCTCCAGCCTGTCTCTGCGCCTCAGCAAGGTCACACTGTGA